The Petrocella atlantisensis genome has a window encoding:
- the plsX gene encoding phosphate acyltransferase PlsX codes for MELKKIVIDAMGGDDAPKAMVEGAVWALNTCEDIYLILTGDEPKINEILKGKTYDKNRMEIIHTTEVITNDESPVLAIRRKKDASLVRALYLVKDKKAEALVSAGSTGAVLAGGTLVIGRMKGIERPALGSLIPNEKGMTLLIDCGANVDSKPHFLHQFAKMGSIYYENILDIKHPKVALVNNGSEDKKGNALVKDTFPLLKNDTTLNFIGNMEARDIPTGEAHVIVCDGFVGNVILKLTEGLAASLLGMVKESIMSTTVSKIGGLLIKKSMKSMKKRLDYTEYGGAPLLGLEALVVKAHGSSNAKAFKNAILQCKTFIDHKVNDKIKQQLL; via the coding sequence ATGGAACTAAAGAAGATTGTAATTGACGCCATGGGTGGCGATGATGCACCTAAGGCCATGGTAGAAGGTGCTGTTTGGGCACTAAATACTTGCGAAGACATTTACTTGATACTAACCGGTGATGAACCTAAAATCAATGAAATATTAAAAGGTAAGACGTATGATAAGAACAGAATGGAAATCATCCATACGACTGAGGTCATCACCAATGATGAATCTCCAGTACTTGCCATACGAAGAAAAAAAGATGCGTCTTTGGTCCGAGCTTTGTATCTTGTTAAAGATAAAAAGGCAGAGGCATTGGTATCAGCCGGGAGTACAGGTGCTGTATTAGCAGGAGGGACTCTGGTCATTGGGCGTATGAAAGGCATTGAACGTCCTGCACTAGGTTCTTTAATTCCTAATGAAAAAGGTATGACTTTGCTTATTGATTGTGGTGCCAATGTAGACAGTAAGCCTCATTTTTTACATCAGTTTGCTAAGATGGGATCCATCTATTATGAAAACATTTTAGATATTAAGCATCCTAAAGTTGCTTTGGTCAACAATGGTTCGGAGGACAAAAAAGGTAATGCTTTAGTAAAAGATACATTTCCTTTGTTGAAGAACGATACCACTTTGAATTTTATTGGTAATATGGAGGCTAGAGATATTCCTACAGGCGAAGCCCATGTTATTGTATGTGATGGTTTCGTTGGTAATGTTATTCTAAAGTTAACAGAAGGTTTGGCCGCATCTTTACTTGGTATGGTAAAAGAATCGATTATGTCTACAACTGTGAGCAAGATTGGTGGTCTACTTATTAAAAAGTCCATGAAATCCATGAAAAAGAGATTAGATTATACGGAGTATGGCGGGGCGCCCTTACTCGGTCTTGAGGCTTTAGTTGTAAAAGCACATGGTAGCTCAAATGCTAAAGCATTTAAGAATGCTATCCTACAATGTAAGACTTTTATCGATCATAAAGTGAATGATAAAATTAAACAACAATTATTATAA
- a CDS encoding acyl carrier protein, whose amino-acid sequence MDESKLLEIIAEFTTYGPEELKENMHFSDDLGIDSLDLAQIIMAVEDAYDVELDEEALDSIQTVGDAINMVKNNG is encoded by the coding sequence ATGGATGAAAGTAAATTATTAGAAATCATAGCAGAATTTACAACGTACGGACCGGAAGAACTAAAAGAGAATATGCATTTTTCGGATGATCTTGGTATTGATTCCCTTGACTTGGCACAAATCATTATGGCTGTAGAAGATGCCTACGATGTAGAGTTGGATGAGGAAGCCTTAGACAGTATTCAGACAGTTGGCGATGCTATCAATATGGTTAAGAATAACGGATAA
- the rnc gene encoding ribonuclease III: protein MSIVKDIEEFQDIIGYQFVDLRLLERALTHSSYANEHRLSKFENNERLEFLGDAVLEIITSEFLFRKYHEMLEGELTKFRASIVCEPTLANFSREINLGDYLLLGKGEDNSGGRLRSSVLSDAVEALIGAIYLDGGLEEARIFVESTLLKDVEKRKLFVDSKTHLQEIIQKNSDQSVEYLIVSEKGPDHSKLFEVIAVHLGETIGHGFGRSKKSAEQEAAFDAIKKIV from the coding sequence ATGTCCATTGTAAAAGATATTGAAGAATTTCAAGATATTATTGGGTATCAATTTGTTGATTTGAGACTTCTTGAAAGAGCTCTGACGCATAGTTCCTATGCAAATGAACATCGTTTGAGTAAGTTTGAGAACAATGAACGGTTAGAATTCTTAGGTGATGCAGTTCTTGAGATTATTACATCAGAATTCTTATTTCGTAAGTACCATGAGATGTTAGAAGGGGAGTTGACCAAATTTAGAGCCAGTATTGTTTGTGAACCAACGCTTGCTAACTTTTCTAGAGAAATTAATCTAGGAGATTACTTACTTCTTGGAAAAGGAGAAGATAATTCTGGAGGTAGATTAAGGTCTTCAGTTTTGTCAGATGCGGTAGAAGCGTTAATAGGCGCTATTTATTTAGACGGTGGTCTTGAAGAAGCACGGATTTTTGTCGAGTCAACATTATTAAAAGATGTTGAAAAGAGAAAGCTTTTTGTAGACAGTAAAACCCATCTTCAAGAAATCATTCAAAAAAACAGTGATCAATCGGTTGAATATCTTATCGTAAGTGAAAAAGGTCCTGACCATTCTAAGCTTTTTGAAGTCATAGCGGTTCATCTAGGTGAAACCATTGGTCATGGATTTGGAAGAAGCAAAAAATCAGCAGAACAAGAGGCAGCCTTTGACGCCATTAAAAAAATCGTGTAA
- the smc gene encoding chromosome segregation protein SMC translates to MLQSHFGEISMHLKSIELYGFKSFANKMVFKFEKGITAIVGPNGSGKSNVADAVRWVLGEQSAKQLRGSKMQDVIFAGTEARKPLGYCQVDLTIDNHDMKIPISYSEVTVSRRVYRSGESEYFINGTNCRMRDVLELFMDTGIGQEGYSIIGQGQIEKILSNKPEERRALFDEAVGIVKFKKRKESAEKKLDEEKQNLYRINDIITELAHQKETLTEQATKAKAYLRYKEELKVNEIGSFVMEIKKINDQIDENEAKAKIIDENIKQVRTDYQLNKTKHSEFVKKLETLESEIDVIRNQSTQLTVLKEKKESEIKLTQEQITHLNSNINRFESDINILKQKRGKIEETLQQYQEDMASLFETSEKSEDDLREHEKKLKEINEIILKEEDAVGMIQSNMIERLNEISNIKTKMQRYHTMTENAFSRKESLEARQRILSKSLEALKLSLKNETDLREGYQAEIHKLEDEKNVYNLSLSRIQENIKSIEEKRNTMISDVQNLKSKHKALTEITDQYEGYNLSIKKVMSQRHLPIYEKKICGVVADILKVEKKYEKAIEIALGGSYQNVITEDEATAKSLIAYLKTQKAGRATFLPLTNIKPNIQKNAALRLEKGFVGYGDELVEASDRYSNILSFLLGRTIIVGDINDAISMGKKHNNTLRIVTLTGDMVNPGGSLTGGAYKNDNTQFLSRKRDLETLSVRIHELDQQLKETDLVYQTQLEEKSNLDEKLETIASRLQSVSIELNGKNIQMHQLKGDVTKSDEELKELKIEVDQIIVQEQELTFQLTELEKNLMENEINKDEAESTVKDMMEKTVGLKKEKEILLETITNIRLEHASLNEQRHNAKSNLNRMQEEIKERTDDIIRIESDIMSAVSNQKTKIELLETYGQETATFEAQIQKVQIQIQQKTLDKQHLSKEQEALYLKQEELSESITLLEKDALRVQNSLSKLEAQKESHMEYMWNEYELTYNHIMTQEQDQLGSMSSIKKSIEALKTQIRDLGDVNVNAITEYKTVDERHQFLSEQKEDLIEAEKQLRTVIIELEERMQTQFREQFNAINLKFQQVFKDLFGGGKAFLRLSDEEQVLEAGIHINVQPPGKKLQSMMLLSGGERAFTAIALLFAIQSLKPSPFCVLDEIEAALDDANVERFAKYLKKLTVNTQFIIITHRRGTMEVSDALYGITMQEKGISTQVSVKLLEDILE, encoded by the coding sequence ATGTTACAATCACATTTTGGAGAGATCAGCATGCATTTAAAAAGCATAGAGTTGTACGGTTTTAAGTCTTTTGCCAATAAAATGGTATTTAAGTTTGAAAAAGGCATCACAGCCATCGTTGGGCCTAACGGCAGTGGTAAAAGCAATGTAGCAGATGCCGTTAGATGGGTGCTGGGTGAACAAAGTGCCAAACAATTACGTGGTAGTAAAATGCAAGATGTAATCTTTGCAGGTACAGAAGCAAGGAAACCCCTTGGTTATTGCCAAGTTGATTTGACCATTGACAACCATGATATGAAAATTCCCATTTCATATTCGGAAGTAACTGTATCTAGAAGGGTCTACCGTTCCGGTGAAAGTGAATACTTCATAAATGGTACGAACTGTAGAATGAGAGATGTACTTGAGCTATTTATGGATACTGGGATCGGCCAAGAAGGCTATTCTATAATCGGCCAAGGCCAGATTGAAAAAATATTATCGAACAAGCCGGAAGAGCGTAGGGCTTTATTTGATGAGGCAGTTGGTATCGTAAAGTTTAAAAAACGTAAAGAAAGCGCAGAAAAAAAATTAGATGAAGAGAAGCAAAATCTATATAGAATCAATGATATTATCACAGAATTAGCGCATCAAAAAGAAACTTTAACAGAACAAGCCACAAAAGCCAAAGCCTATCTCAGGTATAAAGAAGAATTGAAAGTTAATGAGATTGGTAGTTTTGTTATGGAAATAAAAAAAATCAATGATCAAATTGATGAAAATGAAGCTAAAGCTAAGATTATTGATGAAAACATAAAGCAAGTACGCACAGATTACCAACTCAACAAGACGAAGCACAGTGAATTTGTAAAAAAACTTGAAACCCTGGAGAGTGAGATTGATGTTATCAGGAATCAGTCAACTCAACTGACGGTGCTTAAAGAAAAAAAAGAAAGTGAAATCAAACTGACGCAGGAGCAGATTACCCATCTAAACAGCAATATAAATAGATTTGAGTCTGACATCAATATTCTAAAACAAAAAAGGGGAAAAATTGAAGAAACGTTACAACAGTATCAAGAGGATATGGCTTCTCTTTTTGAAACCAGTGAAAAAAGTGAAGACGATCTAAGAGAACACGAAAAAAAGCTTAAGGAAATCAATGAGATCATATTAAAAGAAGAAGATGCTGTGGGCATGATTCAAAGCAATATGATAGAACGTCTGAACGAAATCTCCAACATAAAAACAAAAATGCAACGATACCATACAATGACTGAAAACGCCTTTTCTAGGAAAGAAAGTCTTGAAGCGAGGCAAAGGATTTTATCAAAATCTCTTGAGGCATTAAAATTGTCTTTAAAGAATGAAACAGATTTAAGAGAGGGTTATCAAGCTGAGATTCATAAACTTGAGGATGAAAAAAATGTTTATAATCTCTCTTTAAGTCGCATACAAGAAAATATTAAAAGTATAGAAGAAAAACGTAATACCATGATTTCAGATGTTCAGAATCTGAAATCAAAGCATAAAGCTTTAACAGAAATCACAGATCAGTATGAAGGCTATAATCTTAGTATAAAAAAAGTAATGTCACAAAGGCATCTGCCGATATATGAGAAAAAAATATGTGGTGTTGTAGCCGATATCCTCAAAGTGGAAAAAAAATATGAGAAAGCCATTGAAATTGCCCTTGGCGGCAGCTATCAAAATGTAATAACAGAAGATGAGGCAACAGCAAAAAGCCTTATAGCGTATTTGAAAACACAAAAAGCCGGTCGTGCTACTTTCTTGCCGCTTACGAACATCAAGCCCAACATACAAAAGAATGCAGCGCTTCGATTGGAAAAAGGGTTTGTCGGATATGGTGATGAATTGGTAGAAGCATCCGATAGATATTCAAATATTTTATCCTTCTTGCTGGGACGTACCATCATTGTAGGTGATATAAATGATGCTATTTCCATGGGTAAAAAACATAACAATACCCTTAGGATTGTTACCTTAACCGGAGATATGGTTAATCCAGGCGGATCTTTAACAGGCGGTGCTTATAAGAATGACAATACACAATTCTTATCGAGAAAAAGGGATCTTGAGACTTTAAGCGTACGCATTCATGAATTGGATCAGCAGCTTAAGGAAACGGATTTGGTGTATCAAACACAATTAGAAGAAAAAAGTAATCTAGATGAAAAACTAGAGACAATAGCTTCTAGACTTCAATCGGTCTCTATAGAATTAAACGGAAAAAATATTCAAATGCATCAATTAAAGGGTGATGTTACTAAAAGTGATGAAGAACTAAAAGAACTCAAAATAGAAGTCGACCAGATTATAGTCCAAGAACAAGAATTGACTTTTCAGTTGACAGAACTTGAGAAAAATCTCATGGAAAATGAAATCAATAAGGATGAGGCAGAATCGACCGTCAAGGATATGATGGAAAAAACAGTTGGTCTTAAGAAAGAAAAAGAGATTTTACTTGAAACCATCACCAATATTCGACTTGAGCATGCTTCATTAAATGAACAGCGACATAATGCAAAAAGCAATCTGAATCGTATGCAGGAAGAAATCAAAGAACGGACAGATGATATCATACGTATAGAATCTGATATTATGTCAGCAGTATCTAATCAAAAAACTAAAATTGAACTTCTTGAGACTTATGGTCAAGAGACGGCTACTTTTGAAGCACAAATTCAAAAAGTCCAGATTCAAATTCAGCAAAAAACGCTGGATAAACAGCACCTGAGTAAAGAGCAAGAGGCATTGTACCTTAAACAAGAAGAATTATCCGAAAGTATAACTTTACTTGAAAAAGATGCCTTAAGGGTTCAAAACAGCTTATCCAAGCTGGAAGCACAAAAAGAAAGCCACATGGAATATATGTGGAATGAGTATGAGTTGACCTACAACCATATAATGACACAAGAACAAGATCAATTAGGTAGCATGTCATCTATTAAGAAATCCATTGAAGCCCTAAAAACACAGATTAGGGACTTAGGTGATGTTAACGTTAATGCCATTACGGAGTATAAGACGGTGGATGAACGTCATCAGTTTCTATCTGAGCAAAAAGAAGACTTAATTGAAGCTGAGAAGCAACTTAGAACAGTCATAATTGAGCTCGAAGAAAGAATGCAAACACAATTCAGGGAGCAGTTTAACGCTATAAACCTTAAGTTTCAACAGGTTTTCAAGGATCTATTTGGTGGCGGTAAGGCTTTTTTAAGGCTGTCTGATGAAGAACAGGTACTCGAGGCCGGTATACACATTAACGTACAGCCACCGGGTAAAAAGCTTCAGAGTATGATGCTTCTATCAGGTGGTGAACGTGCTTTTACAGCAATTGCACTTCTTTTTGCTATACAAAGCTTAAAACCATCTCCCTTTTGTGTACTTGACGAGATTGAGGCTGCTCTTGATGATGCTAATGTTGAGCGGTTTGCAAAGTATTTAAAAAAACTCACTGTAAATACGCAATTTATCATCATAACGCATAGAAGAGGTACTATGGAAGTGAGTGATGCATTATATGGGATTACCATGCAGGAAAAAGGTATATCAACGCAAGTGTCTGTTAAACTATTAGAAGATATATTGGAATAA
- the ftsY gene encoding signal recognition particle-docking protein FtsY — MSENKKRGFFGKLVEGLTKTRDNILGGVDQVLSGFSSIDEDFYEELEEALIMADFGVHTALRILSDIKVKVKEQHIKDPMEVKNLLKEELMEIMHLSDDAYIFEEKKSVILIIGVNGVGKTTTIGKLAMRYKAQGKKVVLAAADTFRAAAIEQLTEWSNRANVDIVAGQANSDPGAVVYDAVFAAKARKADMLICDTAGRLHNKKNLMDELGKINKIIDREYPEAHKEVLLVLDSTTGQNALQQAKQFKEVANITGIVLTKLDGTAKGGIAIAIQSELNLSVKFIGVGEGIDDLQDFNPEEFVEALFKQ; from the coding sequence ATGTCAGAGAATAAGAAAAGAGGTTTCTTCGGCAAATTGGTCGAGGGACTAACAAAAACGAGAGATAATATATTAGGTGGTGTTGATCAGGTTCTAAGTGGATTTTCAAGTATTGACGAAGATTTTTATGAAGAACTGGAAGAAGCTCTGATTATGGCTGACTTTGGTGTCCATACGGCTCTTAGAATCTTATCCGATATTAAGGTTAAGGTAAAAGAACAGCATATTAAAGATCCAATGGAAGTCAAAAATCTACTAAAAGAAGAATTAATGGAAATCATGCACTTATCGGATGATGCTTATATTTTCGAGGAAAAAAAATCCGTTATACTCATTATTGGGGTTAACGGTGTTGGTAAAACCACGACCATAGGCAAGTTGGCTATGCGTTATAAAGCCCAAGGTAAGAAGGTGGTCCTTGCAGCTGCAGATACTTTTCGAGCGGCCGCTATTGAGCAATTGACCGAATGGTCTAACCGAGCAAATGTAGACATTGTTGCAGGTCAAGCCAACTCGGACCCTGGAGCGGTCGTCTATGATGCTGTTTTTGCTGCCAAAGCCAGAAAAGCAGATATGCTTATTTGTGACACAGCTGGACGTCTTCATAACAAGAAAAATCTTATGGATGAGCTTGGGAAGATTAACAAGATTATTGACCGTGAGTACCCTGAGGCCCACAAAGAAGTGTTGTTGGTCCTTGACAGTACGACGGGCCAAAATGCGCTACAACAAGCCAAGCAGTTTAAAGAAGTTGCAAATATTACAGGCATCGTTCTTACCAAGTTGGATGGAACAGCAAAAGGTGGTATCGCCATTGCCATACAGTCAGAACTGAATCTATCGGTTAAGTTTATTGGCGTTGGTGAGGGTATCGATGATCTACAAGATTTTAACCCGGAAGAATTTGTTGAAGCCCTTTTTAAACAGTAA
- a CDS encoding TRM11 family SAM-dependent methyltransferase encodes MKYTILMRPNYNVAYHDAYVKMCQVELKSLLTAYNFLESEPTIQGVNKATYMTFESEVTLNANMLKSICRLSFFYALFQIVDKDLFKPILIEYAPDFEEDLSIRLKYNGKTNEVITRMMMNLALYHSDFYDEPHLKLLDPLCGKGTTLFEAMINGYDAYGVEKDKKHVADLGTYITRYIKDARFKHTNQRGKLIHNRKTIGETFELQYAKDKDQYKSGDLRELKVLRADTTYFEGAFRHNSIHLIVTDLPYGVQHSGKEKGEKTIGLSGLLDQGLTSWDPYLKKGGAIAISWNIYTDTRESLIQIFEDHGYIVMKDLEMSKLEHRVSQAITRDIIIAYKG; translated from the coding sequence ATGAAATACACCATATTAATGCGCCCTAATTACAACGTGGCTTATCATGATGCTTATGTCAAGATGTGTCAAGTAGAATTAAAATCATTACTAACAGCTTATAATTTCCTAGAGAGTGAACCTACCATACAAGGGGTGAATAAAGCCACTTATATGACCTTTGAATCAGAGGTGACACTGAATGCTAATATGCTTAAATCTATCTGTAGATTATCCTTTTTTTATGCTTTGTTTCAAATCGTAGATAAAGATCTTTTTAAGCCAATACTTATTGAGTATGCACCGGATTTTGAAGAAGATCTGAGTATTCGATTGAAATACAATGGAAAAACCAATGAAGTCATTACACGTATGATGATGAACCTCGCTTTATACCATTCAGATTTCTATGACGAACCCCATCTTAAATTGCTAGATCCTTTATGCGGAAAGGGGACGACACTATTTGAAGCCATGATTAACGGTTATGATGCTTATGGTGTGGAAAAAGATAAAAAACATGTGGCGGATCTTGGTACTTATATAACGCGCTATATCAAGGATGCCAGATTTAAACACACCAATCAAAGAGGCAAATTAATCCATAATCGTAAGACCATAGGTGAAACCTTCGAGTTACAATATGCAAAAGATAAAGATCAATACAAGTCAGGCGATCTCCGTGAATTGAAAGTGTTAAGAGCGGATACGACGTATTTTGAAGGTGCCTTTCGTCATAATTCAATACATCTGATTGTGACGGATTTACCTTATGGTGTACAACATAGTGGCAAAGAAAAAGGAGAAAAAACCATTGGCTTAAGTGGTCTGTTAGACCAAGGTTTAACATCCTGGGATCCTTATTTGAAAAAGGGTGGTGCGATTGCTATATCCTGGAACATCTATACAGATACAAGAGAGAGCCTCATTCAGATTTTTGAAGATCATGGTTATATTGTAATGAAAGATCTTGAAATGTCTAAGTTAGAACACCGAGTATCTCAAGCGATAACAAGAGATATTATAATTGCATACAAAGGCTAG
- a CDS encoding VOC family protein — translation MGVELKINHIAIWTNQLEVMKTFYCQYFKGKSGHKYHNKKKEFESYFITFDEGARIELMTMPDIVELEAYQLLSCLGLAHFALSVGSEMEVVRITEKLRSDGYTIASEPRVTGDNYYESVVLDPDGNCVELTV, via the coding sequence GTGGGTGTAGAATTGAAAATCAATCATATTGCAATATGGACCAATCAACTAGAAGTTATGAAAACTTTTTATTGTCAATATTTTAAGGGTAAATCCGGACATAAATATCATAATAAGAAAAAGGAGTTTGAATCCTATTTTATTACCTTTGATGAAGGTGCCCGAATTGAGTTAATGACCATGCCGGATATTGTTGAACTAGAAGCTTACCAACTTTTGTCTTGTCTTGGATTGGCACATTTTGCCTTATCCGTTGGAAGTGAAATGGAAGTTGTTCGAATTACTGAGAAGTTAAGAAGTGATGGTTATACCATTGCCAGTGAACCAAGAGTCACCGGAGACAATTACTACGAGAGCGTTGTTTTAGATCCGGATGGTAACTGTGTAGAATTAACCGTATAA
- the ylxM gene encoding YlxM family DNA-binding protein — MMMDQVFEKTLLFDFYGELLTERQKQLYQLYNLDDLSLGEISEQLNISRQGVFDALKRCDQQLHHFEDKLQLVHRFIRNKKRAMMVHELIAKLKESHNDGRLTEIEAITQAMMDDM; from the coding sequence ATGATGATGGATCAAGTTTTTGAAAAAACTTTATTATTTGATTTTTATGGTGAATTGCTAACAGAGCGCCAAAAGCAATTGTACCAACTCTATAATCTTGATGATTTATCATTGGGTGAGATATCTGAACAACTAAATATAAGCAGACAAGGTGTATTTGATGCTTTAAAACGGTGTGATCAACAATTACATCATTTTGAAGACAAATTACAACTGGTGCATCGATTCATTAGAAATAAAAAAAGGGCCATGATGGTTCATGAGCTTATAGCAAAACTCAAAGAAAGTCATAACGATGGACGTTTGACAGAGATTGAGGCCATCACACAAGCGATGATGGATGATATGTAA
- the ffh gene encoding signal recognition particle protein, giving the protein MAFESLSDKFQNIFNNLKKKGKLSEADVKAAMREVKMALLEADVNFKVVKDFVNAVKERAIGDEVMESLTPGQHVIKIVNEEMVALMGSDESELTFTTGGGPTIYMMVGLQGAGKTTTSAKLAGLLKKKGKKPLLVACDIYRPAAIKQLQVVGEQLSIPVFSMGNQNKPIDIAKAALEHGSKNHHDLIILDTAGRLHIDETMMDELIELKEVIKPKETLLVVDAMTGQDAVHVAELFNEKIGVDGVILTKLDGDTRGGAALSVKAVTQKPIKFAGMGEKLSDLEVFYPERMASRILGMGDVLTLIEKAQSNIDQKKASEMERKFRKAEFNFEDFLEQMQQLKSMGSLSDLMAMIPGMSAQMKNVQIDDKEMAKMEAMILSMTVEERNDPNVINVSRKNRIAAGSGNKIQDVNRFIKQFEQSKKMMKQMSGMMGKKGRRGGKGMFGNLPF; this is encoded by the coding sequence ATGGCATTTGAGAGTTTATCAGACAAATTTCAAAATATATTTAATAACTTAAAGAAAAAAGGTAAGTTGAGTGAGGCAGACGTCAAAGCCGCAATGCGTGAAGTAAAAATGGCGCTTCTAGAGGCGGATGTTAATTTTAAAGTCGTTAAAGACTTTGTTAATGCGGTTAAAGAACGGGCAATCGGGGATGAAGTTATGGAAAGCTTGACACCCGGACAGCACGTTATAAAAATAGTAAATGAAGAAATGGTTGCACTTATGGGTTCAGATGAATCCGAACTGACATTCACAACAGGCGGTGGGCCAACCATCTATATGATGGTCGGATTGCAAGGTGCAGGAAAGACGACAACATCAGCCAAACTGGCTGGTCTGTTAAAGAAAAAAGGTAAAAAACCGCTTTTGGTGGCTTGTGATATTTACCGTCCGGCAGCGATTAAGCAACTTCAGGTTGTGGGCGAGCAATTGAGCATTCCGGTTTTTTCTATGGGCAATCAAAACAAACCCATTGATATTGCAAAAGCGGCCCTTGAACATGGTAGTAAAAATCATCATGATCTAATTATTTTGGATACAGCCGGTAGACTTCATATCGATGAAACCATGATGGATGAACTAATAGAGCTTAAAGAGGTTATAAAACCAAAAGAAACGTTGTTGGTTGTCGATGCTATGACGGGACAAGATGCCGTTCATGTAGCAGAGTTATTTAATGAGAAAATAGGTGTTGATGGTGTCATCCTTACAAAGTTGGATGGTGATACTCGGGGTGGTGCAGCTTTATCCGTTAAAGCAGTTACTCAAAAACCCATCAAATTTGCAGGTATGGGTGAGAAATTATCGGATTTGGAAGTTTTCTATCCGGAGCGTATGGCCTCAAGGATTTTGGGTATGGGTGATGTATTAACTTTAATCGAGAAAGCCCAAAGCAACATAGATCAGAAAAAAGCATCTGAAATGGAGCGGAAGTTCCGAAAAGCGGAATTTAATTTCGAGGATTTTCTAGAACAGATGCAACAGCTTAAAAGTATGGGTTCTTTGTCGGATTTGATGGCGATGATTCCGGGTATGAGCGCCCAGATGAAAAACGTTCAGATAGATGACAAGGAAATGGCTAAAATGGAAGCTATGATTTTGTCCATGACCGTAGAAGAACGTAACGATCCAAATGTCATTAATGTTTCTAGGAAAAATCGAATTGCAGCAGGTTCGGGCAACAAAATTCAAGATGTGAACCGTTTTATCAAGCAATTTGAACAATCCAAGAAAATGATGAAACAAATGAGTGGCATGATGGGTAAAAAAGGACGCCGTGGCGGTAAAGGCATGTTCGGTAATTTGCCCTTTTAA
- the rpsP gene encoding 30S ribosomal protein S16, which yields MVKMRLKRLGQKKAPFYRIVVADSRSPRDGKFIEQLGYYNPTKDPIDLKIDAEIAKKWLSTGAQPTTTVSKLLKIAGIVE from the coding sequence ATGGTAAAAATGAGACTTAAGAGATTAGGACAAAAGAAAGCTCCTTTTTATAGAATCGTAGTTGCAGACTCAAGATCTCCAAGAGATGGTAAGTTTATTGAGCAATTAGGTTATTACAATCCAACAAAAGATCCAATCGATCTTAAAATCGATGCGGAAATAGCTAAAAAATGGCTTAGCACTGGCGCTCAACCTACGACAACTGTAAGCAAACTTTTAAAAATCGCTGGTATCGTTGAATAA